Proteins encoded by one window of Bacillus sp. DTU_2020_1000418_1_SI_GHA_SEK_038:
- a CDS encoding histidine phosphatase family protein, producing the protein MDDAVAITLFRHGLTEANKRQAYLGWTDSPLCQKVERASEKYDYHFSSNLGRCIETANMMFPNDTVHTIEELREMNFGGWEGKTYKELKSNLDYRLWLSDPFSKKPPEGESFDEFSERVNLGWRKVTDIIIHLSLDKTAIVTHGGVIRALLTKWAPMEKGFWEWEVPHGKGYELIWKRDDFRRGERCTLLREAPLMANLNG; encoded by the coding sequence ATGGATGACGCTGTGGCTATTACATTATTTCGCCATGGGCTGACAGAGGCAAATAAACGACAAGCTTATCTTGGCTGGACGGATTCACCTCTTTGTCAAAAAGTAGAGAGAGCTTCGGAAAAGTATGATTATCACTTTTCTAGTAATTTAGGAAGATGCATAGAGACGGCAAACATGATGTTTCCAAATGACACAGTTCATACAATTGAAGAACTTCGGGAGATGAACTTTGGCGGGTGGGAAGGAAAAACATATAAAGAGCTAAAGTCTAATTTGGATTATCGGCTTTGGCTTTCTGATCCCTTTTCCAAAAAGCCTCCAGAGGGAGAATCTTTTGACGAGTTTTCTGAACGGGTTAATTTAGGGTGGCGTAAGGTGACGGATATCATTATTCACCTCTCGTTAGACAAAACTGCGATTGTCACACATGGAGGGGTCATCAGGGCATTATTAACAAAATGGGCCCCGATGGAGAAGGGCTTTTGGGAATGGGAAGTCCCCCATGGTAAGGGCTATGAGCTCATCTGGAAACGGGATGACTTTAGGAGGGGTGAACGATGCACTTTGTTACGGGAGGCGCCTTTAATGGCAAATCTAAATGGATAA